The genomic stretch GCTACTACGACCACCAGATGAAGACCCGCACCCAATTGCTGGGCAGCTACATCTGGGGCTTCCTCAACCTGGACATCGACTTGCAGTTCCTCAACATGGGCAAACTGGTGATTAGTCAGGCATCGGGGATTCTGCCGGACGGTAGTCTGTTCGAGTTGGGTGGTAACACCGAGCCGTTGGCCCTGGACGTGCCACCGAACACCGGCAACACGCCAATCTATCTGGCGTTGCCGCTGGTCACCGGCAACCACATCGAGTCCCGTCGCCCGGAGCAGTCCGACGTGCTGGCGCGCTATACCGCGTACGAAGCGGAAGTAGCCGACTCCAACGCTGGCGACGACTCCGCCAGCCAGGTTAGCTGCGCTCGACCGGACTTCAAGCTATTGCTCGGCGAGCAGCAGAGCGATCAGGCGTACGTGAAGCTGAAGATCTGCGAAGTACTCGATACCACGCCGGACGGCGTAATCAGCCTCGACTCGGAATTCGTACCAACCTACATCCAGGCGCACGCCTCCAGCTACTTGCTGTCGTGCCTTAAGGAAGTAATTAGCATGCTCGGCAACCGCGGGGACGCCATTGCTGACCGGATCCGTTCCAATGGCAAGGTGGGTGGCGCAGAAGTCGGCGACTTTATGATGCTTCAACTGATCAACCGTACCGAACTACTGCTGCGTCACTACCTCAGCCTGGAACAGGTGCATCCGGAAGAGTTGTACCGCACGCTGCTGACCATGCTCGGCGATCTGGCGACATTCTCCAGCGAAAGCAAACGTCCTCGTCTGGACAGTCGTTACCAGCACAGCGATCAGGGTGCAAGCTTCCGTAAATTGATGGACGCGATCCGTCAGGTGTTGTCGATGGTGCTGGAACAGCACGCCATTGAGTTGGAGTTGCAAGCACGTCAATACGGGATCATCGTCTCGCCATTGCACGACCACAAACTACTAGGTTCTGCCTCGTTTGTACTGGCGGCGAGTGCCAACTGCGACTCCGAAGAACTGCGCCATCGCTTACCGGCGCACCTCAAGGTCGGCCCGGTGGAGCGTATTCGTCAACTGGTCAACCTGCACCTGCCAGGCATCAAGGTCAAACCGTTGCCTGTGGCCCCGCGGCAGATTGCGTTCCACTCCAACAAAACCTACTTCATTCTCGAACTCAGCTCCGAAGACTTGGCGCAACTCGAACGCTCCGGCGGTTTCGCGTTCCACGTGTCCGGCGAATTCGCCGAGCTTGAACTGAAATTCTGGGCCATCAGGAACTGACCGACATGATCAAGAATACGGAATACAGCCAGGACGATAGAACCGTCCTGCTCGACCGTCAGGGCCACGGCCCGGCGTCGAGTCCGATGACGGACTTTGCTGCGCCTCCACGCTTCGAGCAGCTTGAAAAACGCATGATCTACGCTGCGCGCTTGCGCCCGGCCGAAGCGTTCAATATCAGTCTGAACTCGCTGGTGGCTGCTGCCTCAGAATTATTGTCTGAAGTAGTGCGGCTCAAGCACAGCAGCACCCGCGAAGACTTGCTTGTTCTCAACGAGCGACTGACCACCGGGCTGAAATTATTTGAAGTCAGCGCCTTGCACAATGGCGTAGAAAGCAGCCAGGTGATGGCTGCCCGTTACGTGCTCTGCACCGTGGCTGACGAAGCTGTCGTCACCACGCCGTGGGGTAACGAAAGCGAGTGGTCGCAAATGAGCCTGCTCAGCAGCTTTCACAACGAAACCTTCGGTGGTGAGAAATTTTTCCAGTTGCTTGATCGGCTGTCGAAAAATCCGGTCAAGCACCTGCCGATGCTGGAGTTGATGTACCTGTGCCTGTCTTTGGGCTTCGAGGGCAAGTACCGCGTACAGGCTCGCGGCATGCTCGAACTCGACGGCATCCGCGACGCCTTGTATCGCCAGATCCGCCAGTTGCGCGGTGATGTACCACGCGAGTTATCACCGCACTGGGAAGGCCTGAGCGATCAGCGTCGCAGCCTGGTACGTATCGTGCCGGCGTGGATGGTGGTGCTGTTCACCTTTGTTTGCCTAGTGGTGATGTATTCGGGCTTCGCCTGGGTACTGGGCGAGCAACGCGATACCGTTCTGCAGCCTTATCAGTCGTTTGATCCGGCAGCGGCCCAGCCGCAGTCGCAGCCGTAAACAGGGACGCGTGATGAAAAAGCTTTTCAAGAAAGTCGGTGAATTCTTGCGCAAGACCTGGGTCTGGACGCTGCTGCTGGTGCTGTTTGTCGCGCTGTTGGTGTGGTTCGCCGGGCCGCTGCTGGCGGTTGATGACTACAAGTTTTTGGAAGACTCGACCTCCCGCTTGCTGACCATCAGTGTGCTGTTCCTGTTCTGGGGCCTGACCATGGTCTTTGTCAGTTGGCGCGCGGGTGTTCGCAAAAAAGCCATAGAAGACACGGAGTACGGCCAGGATCGTATCCGCCGCGAAGAACAGATCGACGAAGACCAGAAAGAGTTAAGGACGCGTTTCAAAGACGCGCTGAAAACCCTGAAGACGTCGAGCCTGTATCGTGGTCGCAGCGAACGCTGGCGCAATGATTTGCCGTGGTACGTGCTGATTGGTCCGCAAGGCAGTGGAAAAACCAGCTTGCTGGACTTCTCGGGGCTTGAGTTTCCGATCAACAAGATTGATCGAAAACTGACCCGCGATACCCTCGGCACCCGTCACTGTGACTGGTATTTTGCCGATCACGGCGTGCTGATCGACACCGCTGGCCGTTACTTGACCCAGCCAGATGCCGACGTCGATGGCAGTGCCTGGAGCACGTTGCTCGACCTGCTGCGCAAGCGTCGCCGCAATCGTCCGCTGAACGGTGTACTGGTGACCATCCCGGTGGAAACCCTGTTGGGCGGCAGTGAACGGGAGCTTGAAACCCTGGCCCGCCAAGTGCGTGCGCGCTTGCAAGATGTGCATCAGAAATTGCACGTCGATGTGCCGATTTACCTTGTATTGAGCAAGGCTGATCGCCTGCTTGGTTTCGATGAGTTCTTCGACCAATTGACTCGCGAAGAAAGCGATCAGGTGCTCGGTACCAGTTTCCGCAAGGATCAGAGCGGCACTGATGTGACGGTGCTGCGCACTGAGTTCGAAGCGTTGCTGCATCGCCTCAACAGCCAGGTGATCATGCGCATGTACCAGGAGCGTGATACCCAGCGCCGTGGCCGCATCCTCGACTTCCCGCATCGACTGGGGAAAATCGGCGAGCGTCTGTGCCTGTTCGTCGATATGGCGTTCACCGGAAACCGCTACCAGCGTGTAAGCCAGTTGCGCGGTTTCTACTTGACCAGCGCACCGCATCTGACTGAGGAAATGGACGCAACCACCGCAGGTATCGGTGCCAACCTGGGCATGAACGCCGGCGTTTTGCCGACGCTGCGCAGTGGCCATTCGCGCTTCATCCACCATTTACTCAGTCGGGTAATTTTCCCTGAGGCCGATCTTGCAGGCCTGGACAAACGCGAACGCAGCCGCATCCACTGGGGCCAGCGTGCACTGTACGTGGGCGCACTGGCCGCACTGACGCTATTGGGCATGCTCTGGGCGGGCGGTTTCTCCGCGAACTACGAGCGCCTGGAAAGCCTGCGTAACCTGGCACAAACCTGGAGCCAACAGAGCTCGACCCTCACCACCCGTGATGACTCCATGGCGGTGCTCAAGACCC from Pseudomonas sp. S04 encodes the following:
- the tssK gene encoding type VI secretion system baseplate subunit TssK; the protein is MNSHKVIWQEGMLLRPQHFQHNDRYYDHQMKTRTQLLGSYIWGFLNLDIDLQFLNMGKLVISQASGILPDGSLFELGGNTEPLALDVPPNTGNTPIYLALPLVTGNHIESRRPEQSDVLARYTAYEAEVADSNAGDDSASQVSCARPDFKLLLGEQQSDQAYVKLKICEVLDTTPDGVISLDSEFVPTYIQAHASSYLLSCLKEVISMLGNRGDAIADRIRSNGKVGGAEVGDFMMLQLINRTELLLRHYLSLEQVHPEELYRTLLTMLGDLATFSSESKRPRLDSRYQHSDQGASFRKLMDAIRQVLSMVLEQHAIELELQARQYGIIVSPLHDHKLLGSASFVLAASANCDSEELRHRLPAHLKVGPVERIRQLVNLHLPGIKVKPLPVAPRQIAFHSNKTYFILELSSEDLAQLERSGGFAFHVSGEFAELELKFWAIRN
- the icmH gene encoding type IVB secretion system protein IcmH/DotU, with the translated sequence MIKNTEYSQDDRTVLLDRQGHGPASSPMTDFAAPPRFEQLEKRMIYAARLRPAEAFNISLNSLVAAASELLSEVVRLKHSSTREDLLVLNERLTTGLKLFEVSALHNGVESSQVMAARYVLCTVADEAVVTTPWGNESEWSQMSLLSSFHNETFGGEKFFQLLDRLSKNPVKHLPMLELMYLCLSLGFEGKYRVQARGMLELDGIRDALYRQIRQLRGDVPRELSPHWEGLSDQRRSLVRIVPAWMVVLFTFVCLVVMYSGFAWVLGEQRDTVLQPYQSFDPAAAQPQSQP